A single Dermacentor albipictus isolate Rhodes 1998 colony chromosome 3, USDA_Dalb.pri_finalv2, whole genome shotgun sequence DNA region contains:
- the RpLP0 gene encoding large ribosomal subunit protein uL10 → MVREDKTTWKSNYFLRLVQLLDEYPKCFIVGVDNVGSKQMQTIRVSLRKHAVLLMGKNTMIRKAIRGHLDNNPALEKLLPHIKGNVGFVFTKEDLTEVREKIIDNKVKAPARAGALAPLDVMIPAQNTGLGPEKTSFFQALQIPTKISKGTIEILNEIHLIKKDDRVGASEATLLNMLNISPFSYGLKILQVYDSGTVFSPDILDITPEDLRSAFVEGVRNVAAVSLSIGYPTVASVPHSIVNGLKNLIAIAVETDITFKEAEMAKEYLKDPSKFVAAVAPAAGGGAAAAKPEASKKEEAKKEESEEEDDDMGFGLFD, encoded by the exons ATGGTCAGGGAGGATAAGACGACCTGGAAGAGCAACTACTTCCTGCGGCTGGTGCAGCTGCTCGACGAGTACCCAAAGTGCTTCATCGTGGGCGTCGACAATGTCGGCTCCAAGCAGATGCAGACGATCCGTGTTTCGCTGCGCAAGCACGCCGTCTTGCTCATGGGCAAGAACACCATGATCCGCAAGGCCATCCGTGGACACCTGGACAACAACCCGGCCCTCGAGAAGCTGCTCCCGCACATCAAGGGCAACGTCGGCTTCGTCTTCACCAAGGAGGACCTGACCGAAGTGCGCGAGAAGATAATCGACAACAAGGTGAAGGCGCCCGCCCGAGCTGGCGCCCTGGCCCCGCTGGACGTCATGATCCCGGCGCAAAACACCGGCCTTGGCCCCGAGAAGACCTCTTTCTTCCAGGCCCTGCAGATCCCCACCAAGATCTCGAAGGGTACCATTGAAATTCTCAACGAGATCCACTTGATCAAGAAGGATGACAGGGTCGGGGCTTCTGAGGCCACCCTTCTCAACATGTTGAACATCTCGCCCTTCTCGTATGGCCTGAAGATTCTCCAG GTGTACGATTCTGGCACTGTCTTCTCTCCCGACATTTTGGACATCACACCAGAGGACCTGCGATCAGCGTTTGTGGAAGGTGTCCGCAATGTCGCTGCTGTATCCTTGTCCATCGGATACCCGACTGTTGCATCGGTTCCACACTCCATTGTCAATGGTCTCAAGAACCTCATTGCCATTGCTGTGGAGACAGACATCACATTCAAGGAGGCAGAAATG GCCAAGGAGTACCTCAAGGACCCGTCGAAGTTCGTTGCTGCAGTAGCTCCAGCCGCAGGAGGTGGGGCAGCCGCAGCCAAGCCGGAGGCCTCGAAGAAGGAAGAGGCCAAGAAGGAGGAATCCGAAGAGGAGGATGACGACATGGGCTTCGGACTCTTCGACTGA